In the genome of Urocitellus parryii isolate mUroPar1 chromosome 7, mUroPar1.hap1, whole genome shotgun sequence, the window CTGATGTCCGTCTCTACCAGCTGGCGAAGAGACAGCTCACTCTCATACCTGTTACGGCAAGAGAAAAACATGAGCACTTACCTTGCTATGCACTGAACAGTGTAGGGTACACCAGAGAGTGAGGCAGGGGACCCAGGAGCCACATGCCATGATGTCCTTCACATCCCAAATAATGGTACGTTCAAGATTTTAAAGCATTCTCAGCTTAAAAATATTATGCAGAGAACATTTGGGGGGAAAGCTAGATAGAGGTAgaaggcaggtggggagggagatCCTTCTATtattatcaaattaaaattcCACTTACTTTGACCTAAAATCATCAGTGGCCAGTTTGCAGTTGTCAAGCTGTACCGCAAGTCGAGAATTCTCCGCCTTTGTGCATAAGATCTGAGAAGTAAGTTGTTATGAAAGTCAATGCTTCTTTGAAACCTGCGTATCTACTCCTTTAACAATCATGCCTTTCATTATCTTATAAAAGTCTTTGTAAGAAGGTATCCGATTGATTGGCCTGCTTTTCTTATTAACCATGTGactttatggagaaaaaaaaacccacagggcCAATTCAGCAACAAAATGTAGAAATacaaagttttatcttttttaaacgATCTAAGACTTTCTGCAATATTCCTTGCTAGTTGaaaacttatagttttttttttattagtagttTGTATCATGACTCTGTCCCCATCCGTGATGATAGAAATTCATCTATAAAAGAAGAACATGATTGCTAGATGAAATTCAACTAGGTGACATCATTTGACATCTGTGTGAAAAAGAATATACATACACAGTGTCCGTCGTACGGTGTTATAGACAGAAGTGATTTTAGATATACTGTTCTCCCCCCATCCTGTAGATGATAAAGGTCAAATCTATagatgtggcttttttttttttttttttttaatagtcactCAATTTTGGTGACTGCACGGGGCTGGGAGCTAGGTGTGCTGACTTAGTCCAGTGTCCTGGTGTCTGTACTCCATTAGCTCTTGGAATTCTGCCTTCCCTTGGTTGACTTCCATAAAACAGCCTCTTCTAGTGCAGGGATAGAGCAAAGAAGAGTTTGGAAAGATGGAGCATGAGAGATTTGCAACCCCAAACCTTCTGCTGGAGGTCTTCAATGGTGTTGAAGTAACACTGATAATCCGGGCACACCAGGGGCATATCTGGCTCGCATTGCTCTCGGATCCTGCATTCCAGCTCCGCGTTGGTCTCCTCCAGGCTGCGAACCTTCTCCAGGTAGTTGGCAAGTCTGTCGTTCAGGAACTGCATCGTCTCCTTCTCATTGCTGTTGAACGCCCCGTCCTCACACCAAGCACAGTTCCCCACCAGGCACGGGCTGCTACAGCTCCCAGCAAAATAGCAACCGCTGGGCAGGTGAGACCTGGACAGGAAGCCTGGCGTCTGACATCTGGATGTAGCCCCAGCAGTGGCAGTGGGGACACAGGGGGAAGCAGATGCACCGCTGGAAGCCCAGCCACAGGACTCAGAAGAGCAGCTCTTGGGGGAAGCTTCAGAACCATCGGAGGTCATCCTTTCAGAAGTGAAGAACAGAGATGGGTTGCAATACTCTGGTGACCTTGACTCCAAAcatctccttcttccctcctaaGGCCTTTATAGAGTCCCCCCCAAATGGGTATTTACTGACCGCAGCGGGTGTTTTCTTTATCGCTGTTGGTGCCAGTTTTCATACTAACGTTTCATTATGCTGTTTATTTACTGAGGAAGAGTTTTATGCCTCATAAAAGAGGGATAAGCTCAGGTTACTAAATCAGGACTTACCCCACGTGCTGCTAGGATAAAATACTTATTTCAGTAAGTGGATATAGGAGGCATTGTTCTTTTGACAGAAtaaggaacaaaaaaagaaaatttggccAATCAGTAATTAGAGAGACAACTTGTTTCCaacaaggaaaataatatttccacAGATTTTGATTCTGTGCATTGATGGCTGGTGTTtacttttaaaacctattttataACTCACTAAATGACATTTATTTGTGCTACCACCATGAAGATGATCACTCTTACCAGTTACCTTGAAATGCTTTTTGTGATCATAAAGTGTGTCCTTTACATGGTAGAAGAGCATGGATttcaagtgtgtgtatgtgtgtgtgtgtgtgtgtgtgtgtgtgtgaaccaCAACTCTGTGTATGAAAATTGAAATGTCACTTTACATGACTAAGGGGAACAAATTGTTATCAAGACATGTAGTCTTGATAAATCTTTGATTTCCCGGAACTTGCCTTCTCTCCATTTCCTACATTCTCATTTTTAGATGGGTTATACTAATTTTtactgtgtttctttctttctttgtggctggggatcaaacccagggactcgcTTGTGCTAAGCACGTGCTCAATCACTAAGCTATTACCCCAGCCCTTACCTGCGTTTCTATCAAGAGTGAAACATAAATTCTAAGTTACCATCTTTTAGTGTCCTGGGAAAACCTCACTGCTTATACTTCCAAGCAGAGTTAAGGAAATCACAGAAGTCTTATGTGCTGAGATGTGGAGTCCGTTTTCTTTACACACGAAGGCCttgattttatgaaaattaaaaatactggaaCTTAGGAATGAAATCTGTAAATTAGATAAAATTCCTCAAACTAGCAATTCTATTGGATAAAATCTCTGATCTAGAGGGATTAGGCAGTAGGGAGACTTGAGATGTCAATTTTTTGCattctttcttgaattttatcTTCGTAAAGCATAATTGATTTCACTTTGCTTGGCTTCAGTTgtggatttatttcattttcaaaagtccACAGGGAAAATTACCTCTGGAATctgtaagacttttttttttttttttttttgtggtactggggagtgaacccaggggcatttaactaccattgagccatatccccagccctttctaacaatttttattttgagacatggtctcactaagttgcttaaggcctttcttaaattgctgaggctggcctcaaacttgtaatcttcctgcctcagcttcccgagccactgggattacaagaatgcATCATCACACTTGGCTCTAAGACTTTTATTCGGGGGGGTAAAACAAACCCCAATAATCTGACAAGGTTAAAAttttatgagccaaaataaatttaattttcaccCTAACTCTGAGCACTATTTCTCTGAGGCCACTACTGGAAATGGAGCAATGAAAGCCAATGAACATACATAGGTAGCTTAAACTAGTCTCTTAGAATTTATTACTCACTGGGCAGAGATGGGTTTGAATGTAGTGACTCTCTTTACATTTCAACACATGCTAAAGTTTTTTTTACAGGGCCTCATGGTATATTCATGTTGTTCTGTAAAGGATGTGAGTTTGAGGattcaaaaacatttgaaaatcacaaatctctgaaagaaaataataattgtatagtAACCTAATGAGTCAAAAGAAAAATACCTTTGAAGAGAGCCCATGTATTGTCTGTCCATCATAtgtaaagtattattttaaaataacttcaggcaaaaataagaaatatttcccTTTGTCGAGCTAATTTCTAATTAGAAAATGTGGTTACTAGTTGTTGTATGTGTATAAAAACAGAGTAGGACTACTTATTTTGGTCTTGATTAATTTGGTCGTGTTGGGTAATGATCAATAGTGGCAGGCTCATCTTGCAAAGTGGAAATTGGCCAGGATTCGTTTCTCGAGCATAATTCCCTTGGAGGAGGAGAACACTGGGAACAGAGGAAGATAAGTAGATGCCATGAAAGGTCATGATAAAAAGAAACGGTTGTTTCATTTTGTAATAGGCTCTCATCTCAGAACACCTCCAATTACTGCTAGCAGAATTGTTATTCTAAAACATAAATCTAGTTTTGGTTACTCTCTGCCTAGGAGGTCAAAACTTTCTATCAAAGCAAATAGGACCTTCCTTAACGTGGGGCCAGTTGACCTCTCCAGGCTCATTTCCTGACCATCTCACGAACCTAAGCTCCAGCCACTCTTCAGGCTTGTAGGCACTTTTCTCCTGCTGTCAGTTTGCTGGATGAACATGCATGTCAAGGCTCAGCTGAGGTGCTGCCTGGTGAGCCGGAGGCTGTCCCCAGATCACTCTGCACAGGCCTCTACTATAGCAGTAGTCATGTTACTTTTAAAATcctgatgcattttttttaaaacaagttttcttttaagacaggtgTATCTTATTTGCCTTTTTGTCCTAAGCATGGGACATAATATATGTGGGATATAATAGATAAATGTTGGCTAAAAATATATCCACTTAGCTTAATAGAGGCTTctgttttgagatatatatatatatataattttttttcccacagaaacGGACAGTAGAGGACAAGGAAAATTGGTGTAGGACAAAAAAACACTGTCCACAAAAGGTATCAAAAATGTACTTTGgtcagtctttttaacaaatggtgcagggTAGACTGATAGCCACagagagaagaataaaactaggTCCTCATCTTTTACCCTGAAAAAAAAaggtcaactcaaaatggatcaaagacctaagaataaGATCAGGAACTTTGCAACTGATAGAAAGAAACAGGGGAAAAACCTTCCAATGGGTCGGGGCAGGCCAGGGCTTCCTCAACAGGActcctgagaaactgatgtgactccatttttgagaagccagcctctacctcagagcaaagcctgtcctaaggaagggagCGTGAccgtccttggaaaaacccacagagcactcctaggcacatacccaccctgttgagttgtttatctacaaataacaggagaggtctgcagcgccaggtgtccctgactcagtcaggctaggtgaggacccatagcaacccccctagcaaccaccagtcagcatgagacagggaaatacctgggatgccagatgaccctccaatagtttatggtggttgatagcatgttgggaaaccatggagTTTAGCACGAACACCCCTTgtggcccaaaccaatcagttcaaaggaatccccctcttgtactaaccaatcacccctacccaacttgtttccgccagtgaatgtgctaatcaatgttaagagttgttgtttgattttccagcagtatggaatgatttgctgtttgatgttgtgacgcatagagtatcccccccaaacctataaaatctcactgaacaaaggaccgggactcattccctgggaccactgtgtcggaaacggttgtgagtccaggctcaagctttcaataaagactcttgtgtgattgcatccgattcggctcctggaggtctattggggtccctcAAATCTGGCATTACGCTCCTATAGCTCAGGACAGAATCAATGGGacggcatcaaattaaaaaccttctgcacaacaaaggaaacgtTAGGATGAAGataaaacctacagaatgggagaaaatgttagCCAGTGACTTTTCCAAGTAAGAATTAATCTCCAGCATACATAAAGAATTCTAAAATcacaacaccaaaaacaaaaacaaacaaacaacaacaaaaataacccaaCCAATTAATGGGCAAATGACCTCtacagacaattctcaaaaggagaagtacaatggccaacaattatatggaaaagaaagttcaatatctctagcaatcagggagatgcaaatcaaaactacactgagaccaAGCTCAAGAGCTacatctctaatcccagtggctctggatgctaaggcagggggatcccaagttggaggccagccttagcagcttagcaagaccctgtctcaaaataaaatataaacagggctggggatatggctcatgattaagtgtccctgggttccatccctggtacacaacaaacaaacaaacagacatgGAGATCCTCTCAGGCTTGGTGTTAATTAGACTTAGGTGGGTGTGATTTGGTGTGTTCCTTATTCAAGATAGTCATCCTATTCTTTTGGTGTGTTCCTTCTGGAACATCAGTTGATGCTTGAGGTACCTGGAGAGCTTTTCCCATTCTAGTTAGGCTGGAACCTCAATGTTTATTAATAGAAAATGACCTCTGGTATCTCCATTCAGTTTCTAATCCATAGCAGCGCTCTCTGTTTTGCACATGGAATTTCATCCTGCCCACATGCAACTCAGTCCTCTGCACAAGACCTTTTACACAGACTTCTGCACCTACCAACAGACATCTTCCTCCTCACAACAGCTGTCCAAACTCCATCTAGATTAGATGTACTTATCCAACTTGACTTATGTGGAGCAGAGAGCTCAGTGTTCccttttgaattctttcttctttctctgctccAGGCTTAGGTGGTGACATAACCCCATTATCTAGTCTCTCTTTGATACCCTCTTCTCCAAAATTCTTTGATCACATCTTCACATTAATTTGCCCTTGATTGtgtccttcccttttctctccatgGCAGCAGTCTTGATTGTTCTCAACTATGTGGTCCCACAGCACTTTACTAATGCAACTGCTAGACAGAACACCAAACTTTTCATTATTATACAGCAACAGTCAGTTAATAAATAATTGTAAACTGTGTGAAGGAATAAATGGTCATGGTGTATCCTGCAAACCTGCTCGATAGTGAGCTCATTTTTTGGCAGGGACAATTAAGCACAGGATACATGAGAGATATTTGAGAAATGTGAATTGAAAGAATAACGTGGCCATATTGTGAATGTTTCCTCATAATTACATCAAGTTACCTGGATTAGTTGATGTGGTTTGTCATAATTGGTCACCAGGTCATGCTCAGTATTTCCCAACCTATTGtaaaacattttttggggggagaaagGACAAGTCAAGAAAAGTATACTCTATAGATGGGGTagacagagaagatgggaggggaggggggataggagaggataggaaaggcagcagaatacaacagacactagtatggcaatatgtaaaacagtggatgtgtaaccgatgtgattctgcaatctgtatacggggtaaaaatgggagttcctaacccacttgaatcaaatgtgtgaaatatgatatgtcaagaactatgtaaggcaatttgtatacggggtaaaagcgggagttcataatccacttgaatcaaaccgtgtaatatgatgtattaagaactatgtaatgttatgaacgaccaataaaaaaaaaataaaataaaatacaaataaataaataaataaataaaagaactatgtaaggttttgaacaaccaacaataaaaattttaaaaaaaagaaaagtagactCTAAAGTATGCCCATCAACCAGACCATCTTAGATGCAtctttagttttcttaaaatagaaaggACAACAAAAGCATGAAATATGTCCGTACTACCACCATTCTGAGTTTTACTGATGTTCCCAGTTTTTCTTCAAATGCCAACACTGGGAGTTGGGGAACACATTTAATAAGttcacagaaacaaacaaaagtaacTCTAGACATTTATGCTATGCGAGAGACAAAAAATTTATTAGCATGATCATGAGGGAGTCCTTCAATTTACAGAAAGACACCACCCAAGACTGGAAACAGAATTCCCAAACACCCAAAGAAAGGTACACTTCAATATGGAGGAATCACACAACTTTGGGAAGCTATAGGCTTCCACCTATTCACCCTGCCCTTGGCTCCGGATGGTAGCTACATGGTTATTGAAagtccttgacttttttttttttttttggtggtgatggggTGGCAGTGTCATCAGTGATCGTGCCACCCCCGTTCCAGTTTTTAAAGCAGAGTGAGCTAGTTGCAGGTGCTGAGACAGGTGAATGCTAGAGCTTCTGGGTTGACTCTCTGAATGACAGGCACTGAGCAAAGCAGACACCGGTCAGCAGCATCTTGGGACGCAGGGGTCACAGCTGGGCTGAGTGTAGGTGGTGAGGTTGATGGTCTCCAGGTCTGGGGTGGGATAGGAGGAGTTGAGCAGGAAGCAGGTGGGCACACAGGGCTGAGGGATgtggcagggtggggggcagTTGTCACAGCAGGTTGGCTCCAGTTGCCAGATGGTGTGGGGGCAGGTGCTGGGCAGGCAGACTCCACAGCGGCAGGACTTGTCTGAGGAGCAGATGGTGGTGGCAGGGCCGGTGGGGACGCTGCAGCAGCGGGCAATACAGCAGGACATGGCGTTGGGGATCAGGTGTGCCTTGGGTCTCTTAGGAAGGTGAGGTTTCTGAGGTTCAAATGTCTCCTCTCATTTTGAGGCTCTTATATACCCTTCCCAGAGGGTGTGGGTCCAATGGGAAGGCTTCTTTCCTGATTCTTGCTTATGTTAGTGTTCCCATTATCTAGTAATTGGTTTGACGTTTAAATGCCGGTAAAGAGTCTCTATTGtcttaattaacttttatttgaGTTCATTGCTAAATATGAACTGATTACTCTTGCTATTTGTCACTCAAACACAGCTTTATGAGGTCTCACCAGATGCTTCAGTACTATAATTCCAACACCCGCCTGCTGAGGACATGGCATGATCGTAATCTGCagcatgtgtgtttttttctgtgctgctattaaatttttattttctgtacctTTATCAGTATCAACTGATTTAATgaagaattattgttttaaagaGATAAACTTAATTTTAGTCACTTTCTTTTACCTTTGAGGCTTTGGAGATCAAAATTGTCTTAACATGGAGAGATAGGTTACTgagaaatatgagaaaactttaaaaaaatactcatcatttcagtttttttaaacataaaatattatatcatatcaaaatttggaaaacataaataaacaataaagataacAGCTCATCCACAATCTTATCATCAGGAGAAATTACCTGTTAATGTTTCATACACATATATGAAGCAGATCATTTCTGTTTATGTGTATTTATCCTTTTATTGCATGACTGGAAGCGTATTGTATTGAAAATATACATGTAAACatgtatattttcaatattttctatttacatgtatatttgaTGTTACTTTTAATACTTCCTGATATTCATCATATCATTGTACTTCTAAGtttctttaagaatttcattttattaaaccCTTAGGTTATTTTCAAGTCTCCTCTATGATAATTGTGGCAATAGAGAATGACCAGGTATATAAATCTTGGTGTACATTTCTGATTATTTCAGAAACAGATACAATTACTAGGCAGAACTCTAGGGGCAAATGTTAATTCACACTATTTTAAAGACTGACCCCTGATAGTCATTGCCATTCTGCTCTCCACCATGGCTCTGAAAATCTGTTCTTTCCTATTTATCTTTTCCCATCACCTGTGTTTGAGAATATTGTTTCcctatatctttaatatttttaaagtgtttgtcAATGTATGggtaaaaaatgaaattccatcATTGTATTTGTATCTTTTTCATACCTAGGTAGGTTCAAACACCCTTCATAAGGTCATTTCACTTTCTACGGAGGACTGAATTGCCTTGAGGGGAAACTGAATTTTTGGCTTATGTCTATGTACACTAAGTGAAAGAATAACTTAAGACCACAATGCTAACACTCAAGTAAAATTGAGATGAAGGGAAAGCAAACTTATGGGCCTGACCTAGATTAATAGGTTGACATttgattttcattctctttttttctccaatgtaatgCATTTTTCTCCCCAGATCACAGGCAGCTATAGAAGAAAGACCTGGATTTTAGTGCCAGTACATTATTTAGACTTTAGTCATAATTCAGTGTTTAAGAGTGAGCATGAGGTCCTGGATAGTATTACCCTGACATCGCAAGCCATTTCCACTCAGCTTGGACTCACTTGCCCTCCCAGCCATggttcttctccatttttttttttttttttttttttttttttttagagagagagagaatttttaatatttactttttagttctcggcggacacaacatctttgttggtatgtggtgctgaggatcgaacccgggccacacgcatgccaggcgagtgcgctaccgcttgagccacatccccagccctggttcttCTCCATTAAGTCTACCTGTGAGGGTCTGAAGGTGAGCATGTCTGTATGTTTTGCAATTGGAGCCATAGACCCAAGAGGATTGCTTTAGGAGCCACAAGACCTCTTCGATAGTCCTAGTGCTACTGGTCCTCTCCCCGCATCTTGTTATGACaagtatttcactttttaaaagctcatctctccccccacccctctgcaAAGTAATGGCAATAATATCTATATTCCTCCACTTTGAAGATTACTGTGAGGTTCACATAAGATAAAAAGTGTTAAGGTCCATGGATAACCATAAAGCATAATGCGAAAAATAAATCATCACCATCAGTGAAGTCAGTTGCAGATCAAATTCAAGGCAAAGTAAAGATGAAAGGAACAgtcaaaagaagaagagaaaaaaagagctaaagagcagccctgggcttaatccccaggactataaaaacaaaacaaccaaacagaaaccaaaaaacaaagagaacagtcttataagaaataagaaacattaaCCTAAAAAATGCACATCAACTAAATGAATCGATTAATATTCTTGCctacaagaaaagaaagtggttagcatataaattaatgaattgaaaaaaaaaattgaaaaacttcCCTATGGCTCTACTTGAAAGAGAAGATTCGTGACTTTCCTGGTGGCATTTCCccaatttatttttgcatagatATCTGCCAAGTTGCATACCCTATTACTCAGGACTGATAAATATTTCACTcactatttgaaaattaattcaataagcatttattgagtgattACCATGCACCAGGTCCTGTGATAAATGCTGGCAATTCAgcaatgaacaaaataaacattatcCCCACTCTCATGGAATTTATAGTCTGATTTAAAGGTTTACCACATATAATGTATTATTATAAATTGCTGctattatacattataaaataaaaaacacgaacaataacaaaaaaggaattaattttgatattttaaggaAACATTGCAAAGGCAAAGTGACCTGCAGACACAATTAGCATTTCATGGGATAAAGATATCAATCTCCTATTCAGAATGCAACATGACTTCAGGCTCACCATAAAAGGTTAAAAGCATTGTGATTGTTTATGTAGAACATCAAGCTTCTCTAATTATAAGTAAGACTGAAGATTGTAGGATAGAAACAGTTATAAAGCTAATAAGTGTAGTCTGATCAAttcatctcttttattgaaaagactttCAGGGTTTATTAAGatgtgttttctcatatgtgaaaataaataaataaataagatatgaaGTTCAGGGGGGGTTTTAAGGCAGTGACACTATTCTGTAGGATGCTGGAATGGTGGATACATGacattatgcatttgtcaaataaaaaatgcatggaacttcaaaaaaaaaaagagatgcatTTTCTCTGCAGTGGTCTAAGAGACCTGGGAATTACTCTTCTTTGTTTATAAATGAAGATAGGGAGTTCAGAAAGGCAAGGAAATTGGCTTTTCATGGCCTGCTGACTAACTTGTTAAAAGCTAAATATAGGATCTATCAGGACTGAGCTAATTTTTAGGTGGTTAACAATGGAAGTTTGAACAATGTGTCAGAGAtacaaaacatattttgtttctaaaaccaAAAGTTCTCCTTTTTCTTTAAGCTAATATAAGAGAAACACAGTGATTCTGGAGTAAATGGTAGATTTTTAGCACTTTGAaaatcaatttctctctctctctctctctctctctctctctctctcataccttGTGCAGTTTCAATTAGGCTTTCCTATAGTCAGTAGTGGTATCTGTGACAGTGAGGACAAATCAAAGATTGAttatgaaaagaaacagaagcgAAAATACAACTGGTAATCTTTTGCTTTCACATCTTTCATCATTTCGAGGTTTCAGCTCAAAACCCCTGGCTCTGGGGGTCTTTGTCTCTCTTTTGTGCCTCACTGTCTTCTCCCCTTCGATGCATTCCCAGCTCCTGTACTTTAAGACCAAGCTCTCAGGGCCTCTGTGATTCATTGAGGGGCTCTTCTTTCCGGATCAGAGGCTCCTGCCCCGCCCCCCACTGCTTATTCACCTTTTCAGGCTTTTCCTGGAGAGATCTTGGAGGATTTCCCTGCCTGCTACTGCTCATCCCACACTGAATCACCAAATCTGGGTTTGGGTTACTCTTCCTGTGTGCTGTCATGGCCCGCTGCGTCCTTGTCTCATCAGGAATCACAGAACATGGTGACTGCACTCGTATGACCTATACAGTCCACGTGTGTTGTGCTTATAGGAACTTATCAGTCCGCACCAGATTTGGGAGAAAGTTAAAGGCACTTTAGGTGATagcatttcttttgtgtttataCTCCTAGCATGAATGCAGGACTGGCGTAGAGAAAGCACTCAAGAAACATCGGCCAAAAGACTGAGCAAATGAACTGAACCTAGATTTTTCGCATTTTGTGGGCAGTTTCCCAGGTTGTGTCTCCTCTACCCCACGGCTTCTAAGTTCCATTCATTCAAAGTTGAGCTACAAAGAACCTATGAGACCCTCAGAGTAATCCGTCTCTGGAAAGATTGACAGTCACTTcaaggacatttaaaaatgtgtttatttaaaagtatttgcttTGCCTCTTCCTTGCCTTATCTTTGTTTCTCCCCACaaacattttttgatttttttcctcaatgcTTTTTCAGATTTTGGCTTGTGTCCTTATatgtttgttgtgtgtgtgtgtgtatgtgtgtgtgtgtgtgtatgttgaatTATATATTCACTACAtctattattttacatatatgttacTTATGtattgcatataaatattttatatctatacatacatcatgtgtgtgtgtgtgtgtgtgtgtactttctAGTTTCAGAGAAAGATAAtatgcatgagaaaaaaaattaaagtaggcTGATGAAATCAGTTAAGGCATTACACCAATGTTTTAGCTCTAGATGTCCATCTCACAAGCACTGACATTCTAGCGATAACTTTGACAGAACTTCTGTGCTTATATGGTAGCAAATAGAGATGTGCTTCTAGTGCACTGCTACTAGAGTTGATCCCTTTAAGTTCTCTCTAATggagaatgaaactgaaataGATATGTCCATTAAATCACCCAGAATGcctgcccttttatttatttatttggtacccaggattgaacccaggagtgcttaagcACCGAGCCACATTCCTAtcccctttttgtgttttattttgagaaaaggacttgctaagttgcttagagtctcactaagttgctgaagctgctctgaacttgcaatcctcctgcctcagcttccaagcaGCCCATTTTAATCTATGAGCCaatatagatttttctatttcagttgGATGAGATTTTGTTAAAGAATCttacactttttatttctcttgcatattttaaattgatgTCATAACTTTCTTTGGTATTAGAGTCTTTAAGATGTATGTGGTAG includes:
- the LOC113181516 gene encoding keratin-associated protein 3-2; the protein is MSCCIARCCSVPTGPATTICSSDKSCRCGVCLPSTCPHTIWQLEPTCCDNCPPPCHIPQPCVPTCFLLNSSYPTPDLETINLTTYTQPSCDPCVPRCC